The Raphanus sativus cultivar WK10039 chromosome 2, ASM80110v3, whole genome shotgun sequence genome includes a region encoding these proteins:
- the LOC108841992 gene encoding probably inactive leucine-rich repeat receptor-like protein kinase IMK2 has translation MNQLHRNSFRIYEISFNLCMSFFLCLLLLSAQAVAGGGVGGHSWDGIVVTQGNYQALQAIKHQLIDFTGVLRSWNDSSTTSVCSGGWAGIKCLRGQVVAIQLPWKGLGGTISEKIGQLQSLRKLSLHDNVIAGSVPRSLGFLRNLHGVYLFNNRLSGSVPASLGNCPLLQNLDLSNNQLSGIIPPSLAESTRLYRLNLSFNLLSGPLPVTVARSHTLTFLDLGHNNLSGSIPDFLVNASRPLKKLNLDHNLFSGAVPLSLCKQSSLEELSLSHNQLFGSIPAECGALLHLQSLDLSYNSINGTIPDTFSNLTSLVSLNLQSNHLKGPIPDAIDRLHNLTVLNLKRNKINGPIPETIGNISGIRQLDLSENNFTGLVPPSLVNLANLTSFNVSFNALSGPVPPIFSRKFNSSSFVGNSQLCGYSPSTPCPSPKQPHHPPLSPTSPQEPRKHHRKLSVKDIILIAIGALLALLLLLCCILLCCLIKKRAALKQKDGKDKITEKTVSATAATAATGGGGEMGGKLVHFDGPFVFTADDLLCATAEIMGKSTYGTAYKATLEDGNEVAVKRLREKTTKGVKEFEAEVTALGKIRHANLLALRAYYLGPKGEKLLVFDYMSKGSLSAFLHARGPETLIPWETRMKIAKGISRGLAHLHKNETMMIHENLTASNILLDEKTNAHIADYGLSRLMTAAAATNVVATAGTLGYRAPEFSKIKNASTKTDVYSLGIILLELLTGKSPGEPTNGMDLPQWVASIVKEEWTNEVFDLELMRETQTVGDELLNTLKLALHCVDPSPAARPEAVQVVNQLEEIRPEVETTGIGSGGDGAKEEEGV, from the exons ATGAATCAGCTTCACAGAAACTCATTTCGGATTTATGAAATTAGTTTCAATTTATGCATGAGCTTCTTCTTGTGTCTCTTACTCTTGTCTGCTCAAGCTGTTGCAGGTGGTGGTGTTGGTGGTCACTCCTGGGATGGGATCGTGGTGACTCAAGGGAACTACCAGGCGCTCCAAGCAATCAAACACCAACTCATCGACTTCACAGGAGTTCTCAGAAGCTGGAACGACTCTTCCACCACCAGTGTTTGCTCCGGCGGCTGGGCTGGAATCAAATGCCTTCGAGGCCAAGTGGTCGCCATTCAGCTCCCATGGAAAGGACTCGGTGGCACTATCTCCGAGAAGATCGGACAGCTTCAGAGTCTCAGAAAACTTAGCCTCCACGACAACGTCATTGCCGGTTCGGTTCCCCGTTCCCTTGGCTTTCTCAGGAACCTCCACGGAGTCTATCTCTTCAACAACCGCCTCTCTGGTTCGGTCCCAGCCTCACTCGGCAACTGCCCTCTTCTCCAGAATCTTGATCTTAGCAACAACCAGCTATCTGGAATCATCCCGCCTAGTCTTGCTGAGTCCACCAGGCTCTATAGGCTCAATCTCAGCTTCAATTTACTCTCCGGTCCCCTTCCGGTTACAGTAGCCAGATCACACACCCTCACTTTTCTCGACCTTGGGCATAACAACCTCTCTGGATCCATACCTGACTTTTTGGTTAATGCCTCTCGCCCTCTCAAAAAGCTGAATCTTGACCACAATCTCTTCTCTGGAGCTGTTCCCTTGTCCCTCTGCAAGCAGAGTTCGCTGGAAGAGCTTTCATTAAGCCATAACCAGCTCTTTGGTTCCATCCCAGCTGAATGTGGAGCTCTTCTACACCTTCAGAGCCTTGATTTGTCTTACAACTCAATCAACGGAACCATCCCAGACACTTTCTCCAACCTCACATCTCTCGTTTCACTAAACCTCCAAAGCAACCACCTCAAAGGCCCAATCCCAGACGCCATCGACAGACTGCACAACCTGACAGTGCTTAACCTCAAGAGAAACAAGATCAACGGTCCTATCCCAGAGACAATCGGGAACATATCTGGGATCAGACAACTCGATCTGTCCGAAAACAACTTCACAGGTCTAGTCCCTCCCTCTCTAGTCAACCTGGCGAATCTCACTTCCTTCAACGTCTCCTTCAACGCGCTCTCTGGTCCTGTCCCGCCTATCTTCTCCAGAAAGTTCAACTCAAGCTCTTTCGTGGGTAACAGTCAGCTCTGTGGCTACAGTCCCTCAACTCCCTGCCCTTCTCCTAAACAACCTCATCATCCTCCTCTTTCACCTACCTCACCACAAGAACCAAGAAAACACCACAGAAAACTCTCCGTCAAAGACATAATCCTAATCGCCATAGGAGCTCTCCTAGCCCTTCTCCTCCTCCTGTGCTGTATCCTACTCTGCTGTCTGATCAAGAAACGCGCAGCCTTGAAACAAAAAGACGGCAAGGACAAGATCACCGAGAAGACAGTATCCGCAACCGCTGCAACAGCAGCAACAGGAGGAGGAGGTGAGATGGGAGGAAAGCTAGTCCATTTCGACGGTCCGTTCGTGTTCACCGCCGACGACCTCCTCTGCGCAACGGCTGAGATCATGGGGAAAAGCACATACGGCACGGCGTACAAGGCGACGCTGGAAGACGGAAACGAAGTCGCGGTGAAGCGGCTGAGAGAGAAAACAACCAAAGGAGTCAAAGAGTTCGAAGCAGAGGTCACAGCTTTAGGCAAGATCCGTCACGCGAATCTCCTCGCGCTGAGAGCTTACTACTTGGGACCTAAAGGAGAGAAGCTCCTCGTCTTTGATTACATGTCTAAGGGTAGTCTCTCGGCGTTTCTCCACG CTAGAGGACCAGAAACCCTAATTCCATGGGAAACGAGGATGAAGATAGCGAAAGGGATCAGCCGCGGCTTAGCTCACCTCCACAAGAACGAGACCATGATGATCCACGAGAACCTCACGGCCAGCAACATCCTCCTCGACGAGAAGACCAACGCGCACATCGCCGACTACGGCCTCTCCCGCCTCATGACGGCCGCCGCCGCCACTAACGTGGTCGCGACCGCCGGAACTCTCGGCTACCGAGCGCCGGAGTTCTCGAAGATCAAGAACGCGAGCACGAAGACTGACGTGTACAGCCTGGGGATCATCTTGCTGGAGCTCCTGACGGGGAAGTCTCCCGGAGAGCCGACGAACGGGATGGATCTGCCTCAGTGGGTGGCGTCGATCGTGAAGGAGGAGTGGACCAACGAGGTGTTCGATCTCGAGCTTATGAGGGAGACGCAGACCGTTGGCGACGAGCTTTTGAATACGTTGAAGTTGGCTTTGCATTGTGTTGATCCGTCGCCGGCGGCGAGGCCGGAAGCGGTTCAGGTGGTGAATCAGCTGGAGGAGATCAGGCCGGAGGTGGAGACGACGGGGATTGGATCCGGCGGTGATGgagctaaagaagaagaaggcgtataa
- the LOC108839975 gene encoding uncharacterized protein LOC108839975 encodes MESMVSKETKENMEEPEADKFSSNKGKSEQEEEEKGGNGGILNNLISNLMGKDTKENMDEGVSEADNLSSNKDKTEQEEEEKGGTGGILNNLISNLMGKETEENVEEGVPEADNLLSNEGKTEQEEEEKGGNDGILNNLISNLMGATTTTTVDEKSGENIQKSECEDEDEKKKESSGAGILENIISHLPEDAVPTTEEASILIHSVID; translated from the exons ATGGAATCAATGGTaagcaaagaaacaaaagaaaatatggaaGAGCCAGAAGCAGATAAATTCTCAAGTAACAAAGGTAAAtcagaacaagaagaagaagagaagggagGTAATGGAGGGATTTTGAACAATTTGATATCCAACTTGATGGGCAAAGacacaaaagaaaatatggatGAAGGAGTTTCAGAAGCAGATAATCTCTCAAGTAACAAAGATAAaacagaacaagaagaagaagagaagggagGTACCGGTGGGATTTTGAACAATCTGATATCCAACTTGATGGGtaaagaaacagaagaaaatgTGGAAGAGGGAGTTCCAGAAGCAGATAATCTCTTAAGTAACGAAGGTAAaacagaacaagaagaagaagaaaagggaGGTAATGATGGGATTTTGAACAATCTGATATCCAACTTGATGGGCGCAACAACGACAACAACAGTAGATGAAAAATCTGGTGAAAATATTCAGAAATCTGAAtgtgaagatgaagatgagaagaagaaagagagttCGGGTGCTGGAATCTTAGAAAATATCATTTCTCATCTGCCAG AAGATGCAGTTCCAACGACAGAGGAAGCATCCATTCTGATCCACTCTGTGATTGACTGA